CGGATTCCAGATCCAATCGTAAGGGAACCACGTATATTTATCCCCGAGAGGCTTATATCGGTCGTCCCCAACCGGCTCCCAGTGCTCGCCTTTGATGCCGTAGGCGAGCAAATCGTAGTTGTCCTTCTCCTGCGTCCAATTGAGAAATTGGATCGCTCTTTCCTTGTTTTTGCTGGCTTCGGGAACGAAAATGTAGTTCCACATTCTGAAGTTGCTTATATTTTTCTTCGGAGTCGGATCGAAGAAGGTCACATATTCCAGCTCGCCGCCGGGGACGTTTGCGGCGATCGATTTTTTGAAGCTTTCATTGATCGCAAAGTCGTACACATTTTGAATGGCTACTTTGCCGAGCTTGAATTCCTGCGCGATATCTTTGATGGCGAGCACATCGGGATGGATGATCTTGTCGGTATACAGCTTCCGGGCGTTCGTAATCCATTCCCAAATGACCGGCTCCATCTGGTCGAACAGGTTGTATACCTTGCCGTCGTTATTTTTATGGTACAGCGTCAGCGAGGAGAACGAATCGACCCGCCTGATTTTCGTATCGTAGTCGAACTTTTCCCGGAACGATCCGTGAGTGTATTGCTTGCGGGTAGAGTTGCCGTTCGGAAGGATCGGCACGATATCCTTCTCTTTCTCTTTCACGGCGTAAGCGAAACGGATCAAATCGTCGTAAGTTTTGATCGGCGGAATGCCCAGCTTCTCCCGGATGTCCTTGCGCACAACGTAACCGGCGCCGAGAATTTGCTGCGACCCCAAAGGGATGCCGTAAATTTTCCCGTTGAATTTGTTGGCGTCCCACATTTGCTGCGGTCTCGCTTTAAGAATATTTTGGCCGTACTTTTGCAACAAATCTTCGATGGGCGCATAGTAACCGGCGGCGAGCATCGGATACGCGTGCGTGGAGGAATTATCCCAGATGAGGTCGATATTTTCCCCTGAAGCGAGCGTAATCTGTGTTTTTTGGGCGATATCCGCAAAAGGAACGAACACGACATCAAGCTTCACATTCAGCGTATCGGCCATGCGGCGCTCCGCTTCTCTGAGCACTTTGTCCATATCCGCCGGACGGTCTCCGGGCATCATGATTTTTAAAGTGACCGGATCGAGCTTTTTCTTTTCTTCCGCGTTTGAGGCCGGGCTGGGGGATTTACCGGGCGGGTTTGAAGTCGATGTGCATCCGACGACCGTGCTGATGCCCAGTATTGACGCTATAGAAACGAAAACCATCTTTCCTCGTTTAACATTCATGGTTAACCCTCCCGATAATGATATTTCCTCGAATCGGCCATGCTGCTTTATCCCTTGACGGCGCCGATCGTCAAACCTTTGACGAAATACTTTTGAATGAACGGGTAAAACAAAAGGATCGGCCCGATCGTTACGCATACCGTGGCCAGTTGCACGCCGTAAGCCGGGATCACCGCGGTGTAGGACGTATCTCCGGCAATATAAGCCTGCGCGTTGATGTTGGAAATCATTTGGCGGATCATGATCTGCAGCGGATGCAGCTTCGTGTCGTCGATGAACAGCAGGGCAAGCCACCAATCGTTCCAATAATGAAGCGCATTGAATAAACTGTTGCAGGCAATCGCCGGTATAGCCAAGGGCCAAGCGATTTTGAAAAAGATAAAAATATCGTTCGCCCCTTCCACCGTGGCCGCTTCGTTTAATTCATAAGGGATCGTCCGGTAGAACGATACGAGAATGAAGGTGTAGAACGGGTTTAACAAGTACGGCAGGATGAGCGCCCAGATCGAATCCTTAAGCCCCAGCCAATTGGCGATCAGGAGATAAAATCCGACCAGCCCCGTGCCGAATATCATCGTAAAATAAGTCAGAAATGACATGATGCTGCGGTATTTCACCCTGGGGTGGGCCAAGGCGTATGCATACGCGGACGAAATCAGCACGGCCAGCGCCGTGCCGATTACGGTGACGGTAACCGTCACGCCGTAACTGCGGAACACCTGCTTCCCGCTGAACAAATATTTATAGGCATCCAGGCTGAACTCGGTCGGGAACAGCTGGTATCCCTGCGTGGAAAGGCTGTGCTCCGTCGCAAACGAATCGATCAGGATCATCCAGAACGGAATAAAGCACGCCAGCGTAAACAAAATGACAAATCCGTAAATGATCCATCCGGTTAATGTCTCAAGTGCCTTCAAAGTATCACCCGTCTCAAAATAATGAGGAGTCTTTGTCTATCCGTCGAATTATCCAGTTGAAAATCAGGATCGTAACCAGCCCCATCACGGCCTGATATAAAACGACCGCCCCCGACAAGCTGAAATTGCCGATTTGCCGAAGCGCCCGGTAGGCGTATGTATCGATGACGTCGGTGGTCGGGATCAGGATCGGGTTGTCACCGATAATGCCGTAAATCATGCCGAAATCCCCGTAAAAAATGCGGCCGATTTGCAGAAGCAGCAGTACGATAAACGTCGGACGCAGCAGCGGAAGCGTGATGTGAATGATTTGCTGAATCCTCGTGGCCCCGTCGATTTTAGCGCTTTCATAATATTCCGACGAGATCGAAGTGATCGCCGCCAAAAAGATGATGGAAAAATACCCCGCCGTTTTCCAGACGAATAAAATCGTCAATATGAACGGCCACGCCTCCGCCAGGCTGAACCACGAAACCTTTTCGAAGCCGGCGCGGACGAGCATTTTGTTGATCAGTCCTCCGGTCGTGTTAAACATCGCGTAAGTCATAAAGCTGACGACAAGCCATGAAATGAAATAAGGCATAAATACAAACGATTGGCAGATCCGCTTTAAAAACGCAAGTCGGATTTCGTTGAGAAATATCGCCAGCAGCAGCGAGGTGCCGAGCCCGCAAACGATAAACATCGCGTTCAAATACAGCGTGTTGATCGTGATATGAAGCCAATCGCCGCCGAAGAAAAATTTGAAGTTATCGAAGCCGACCCACGGGCTCCCCCAAATCCCTTTGGCGATATTGAATTTTTTAAATGCGATGAGGTGGCCGAACATCGGCACATAAGCAAAGATCAGCAAAAAGATCATTCCCGGCAGAGCAAGCAAGTATAAATAACCGTTTTTTTGAAGCTCTCTTATCATCTGCAAAAGATTACGTTCCTCCCTTCTTCAGCCTGAATGATGGCGGCGACCCCTTTCAACTTCCGCGACAACGAAACTTGGACGATAAAATGCGCAATTCCTCCCTGTACTTCATGACGGTTCTGCGCGAAATATGAATGCCGTCCTGAACAAGCATCTCGGTGATCTGCCGGTCCGAATAGGGACTTAAACGATTCTCTCCGTCAATTACCTGGCGTATTTTGGCTTTAATGCTTTCCGATGATGCCTCGGTCCCCGACCGCGTCGCCAGCCCGTTGTCAAAAAAATACTTCAGCTCGAAAATACCGTGGGAGGTTTGCACGTATTTATGATGAACGGTTCGGCTTATCGTCGACTCGTCAAGCCTCAGCTCGTCTCCGATCTTTCGCAGGTTCATCGGCTTCAGAAACGAAGCCCCCCGCTCCAGAAATAAGCTTTGTTCTTTCACGACAGCTTCAATCACTTTCGCCAATGTCGCTTTTCTTTGCTCCACGCAGCGAACCAGCCACTGAGCTGTCTGAAGGTTTTGCCTTGCATAAGGTTGGTATGCCTTGAGGTCTGATTTGGATGTAAGCCCGCTATGATAACTTGCCACGGAAATTTTCGGCATGCTGCTCACGGACATTTTCACGACATAGCGGCCGTTCACTTTTTCAACAACCGCATCCGGTTCGATATACCTGGGGGTATGTCTGCTGTATGCATAGCCGGGTCTCGGATTTAACGAGCGAATGTATTCGATGGACCGTCTCACCCTTTCCCCGGTGATGCCGAGGCGATCGGCGATTTTCTGAATTTTGCCGCCGGCGAGCTCCTCAAGAAAACGGGATACGATCGGATGCGCCCATTCATCGGCAGCGGAATCGCGGATTATTTGAATTTCCAGGCATTCCTTTAAGGACCTGGCCCCTACGCCGGCGGGCTCCAAAGCTTGCAGGTCCTTAAGCGCCGCCTCGACTTCCGAAGCCGGGACGTGAAAATGAGCGCAAACCTCATCCAGGCTAATGTCCAATAAACCGGACTCGTTCAAGTTTCCCGCCAAATAAGCTGCTAATCTGAAGCGCACGCCCGTTATTCCGTTAATGCGAAGCTGGCTTAGCAGCACGGATTCCAACGTTTCATCCTGAACGGCGGTCCATTCGATGAACCCGTCCGTATCGGTTGCCCCGGCACTTCGGTCCGCGGACCTCGCACCCGGATACCAATAAGTTGTTCCGCCGTCAAATTCGACCTCCAGAAAAGGGTTCTCGAGCGACTGCTCCCTAACGAAATGGGCCAGCTCCATGGAGGACATCTGCAAAATGCTCATCGCCTGAATCAGCCGGGGCGCTGCAGTTTGCTTCATATATTGCGTTTGAGCGAAGTGCTGCTGTGAAATCATTATGCATCTCACCTCTTTTACATTTGTAAAAGAACGTTACAAACGATACAGCTGTCTGACCTCTTCGATACTGCGGCATTTCAAGGCTGACTCGGCCAGCCTCCTGCATTCCTCGTAGGATAAGGAACGGATGATCTCCCTCGCCTTCGGCAGCGAGGCCGCGCTCATGCTGAATTCGTCGAGGCCGAGCCCGAGCAGCAGCGGGATCGCCTCTGGGTCGCCGGCCATTTCGCCGCACATCCCGACCCATTTTCCCGCCTCATGAGCCGCTTCGATCACTCCTGCAATGAGCCGAAGTACGGCGGGCTCCAGATGCCGGTACAAATAACTTACCGCCTTGTTGCCGCGGTCGGCCGCCATCGTGTATTGAATGAGATCGTTGCTCCCGATACTGAAAAAGTCGGCCTCGTCCGCAAAAGCTCGCGCCATGACGGCCGCCGCCGGGATTTCGATCATGATTCCGGCTTCCGGCAGCTCGGCAAACCCCAACTCGGCCGCCGCTTCCTCCAGATAAGCTTTCGCCCGCCTCCATTCGCCGACGGTTGCCACCATGGGAAACATGATCCGCGCTTTTCCGCCGGTGCTTGCCCGCAGCATCGCGCGAAGCTGCGTCTTGAACAGCTCCGGCCGGTCCAGACAAAACCGGAGGGCGCGATAGCCGAGAAACGGATTTTCCTCCGGAGGCAGCTGCAAATACGGGAGCCCCTTGTCGCCGCCGATATCCAGCGTCCGGAAAATCACCGGGCGGGGAGCAAGCTGCCGGACCACCTGCTCGTAGGCGCGAAACTGCTCGTTTTCGTCCGGGAGAGCATGTTTCTCCATATACAGGAATTCGGTGCGAAACAACCCTACGCCCTCTGCGCCCCATTCCAGGGCGGCGGCTGCGTCTTTGACGCTCCCGATATTGGCGGCCAGCTCCACCCGGCGGCCATCGGCGGTTACCGCCGGCAAATCCTTGCTTTTTCTTTGCTCCTGAATCATGCGGCGGCGCTCCGCCGCTTTATTCTCGTACGAGAGGCGGACC
The window above is part of the Paenibacillus hamazuiensis genome. Proteins encoded here:
- a CDS encoding carbohydrate ABC transporter permease; this encodes MKALETLTGWIIYGFVILFTLACFIPFWMILIDSFATEHSLSTQGYQLFPTEFSLDAYKYLFSGKQVFRSYGVTVTVTVIGTALAVLISSAYAYALAHPRVKYRSIMSFLTYFTMIFGTGLVGFYLLIANWLGLKDSIWALILPYLLNPFYTFILVSFYRTIPYELNEAATVEGANDIFIFFKIAWPLAIPAIACNSLFNALHYWNDWWLALLFIDDTKLHPLQIMIRQMISNINAQAYIAGDTSYTAVIPAYGVQLATVCVTIGPILLFYPFIQKYFVKGLTIGAVKG
- the ptsP gene encoding phosphoenolpyruvate--protein phosphotransferase; the encoded protein is MHMKLYGIGASQGIAVGPVKIVRELPPVERESVAEGQIPVQKERVAQAFDRARRELEQLERRIRPELKEMIAAQMMILDDPELAEEIEANLAEGKQAEWAVEDAVRSIAGAIADLEDPYLKERAADVHDLGKRILAALMNRSAPGIHVTEPVILAAKDLTPSDTAGLDPSLVLGFATELGGPTSHSAIMARTIGIPALVGVKDLLSSLRDGDTAAIDAEAGELLVNPAGEVRLSYENKAAERRRMIQEQRKSKDLPAVTADGRRVELAANIGSVKDAAAALEWGAEGVGLFRTEFLYMEKHALPDENEQFRAYEQVVRQLAPRPVIFRTLDIGGDKGLPYLQLPPEENPFLGYRALRFCLDRPELFKTQLRAMLRASTGGKARIMFPMVATVGEWRRAKAYLEEAAAELGFAELPEAGIMIEIPAAAVMARAFADEADFFSIGSNDLIQYTMAADRGNKAVSYLYRHLEPAVLRLIAGVIEAAHEAGKWVGMCGEMAGDPEAIPLLLGLGLDEFSMSAASLPKAREIIRSLSYEECRRLAESALKCRSIEEVRQLYRL
- a CDS encoding DUF3502 domain-containing protein — protein: MNVKRGKMVFVSIASILGISTVVGCTSTSNPPGKSPSPASNAEEKKKLDPVTLKIMMPGDRPADMDKVLREAERRMADTLNVKLDVVFVPFADIAQKTQITLASGENIDLIWDNSSTHAYPMLAAGYYAPIEDLLQKYGQNILKARPQQMWDANKFNGKIYGIPLGSQQILGAGYVVRKDIREKLGIPPIKTYDDLIRFAYAVKEKEKDIVPILPNGNSTRKQYTHGSFREKFDYDTKIRRVDSFSSLTLYHKNNDGKVYNLFDQMEPVIWEWITNARKLYTDKIIHPDVLAIKDIAQEFKLGKVAIQNVYDFAINESFKKSIAANVPGGELEYVTFFDPTPKKNISNFRMWNYIFVPEASKNKERAIQFLNWTQEKDNYDLLAYGIKGEHWEPVGDDRYKPLGDKYTWFPYDWIWNPTYDRYKATDSEELYKLNKFIADPNNFTPDILTGFEFDAEKVANEIAKFNTIEAKYYTAIFNGVLDPEPTWAQFKAEAAPTLKKIQIEMQSQIDAFLAKKK
- the rpoN gene encoding RNA polymerase factor sigma-54 produces the protein MISQQHFAQTQYMKQTAAPRLIQAMSILQMSSMELAHFVREQSLENPFLEVEFDGGTTYWYPGARSADRSAGATDTDGFIEWTAVQDETLESVLLSQLRINGITGVRFRLAAYLAGNLNESGLLDISLDEVCAHFHVPASEVEAALKDLQALEPAGVGARSLKECLEIQIIRDSAADEWAHPIVSRFLEELAGGKIQKIADRLGITGERVRRSIEYIRSLNPRPGYAYSRHTPRYIEPDAVVEKVNGRYVVKMSVSSMPKISVASYHSGLTSKSDLKAYQPYARQNLQTAQWLVRCVEQRKATLAKVIEAVVKEQSLFLERGASFLKPMNLRKIGDELRLDESTISRTVHHKYVQTSHGIFELKYFFDNGLATRSGTEASSESIKAKIRQVIDGENRLSPYSDRQITEMLVQDGIHISRRTVMKYREELRILSSKFRCRGS
- a CDS encoding ABC transporter permease, with product MIRELQKNGYLYLLALPGMIFLLIFAYVPMFGHLIAFKKFNIAKGIWGSPWVGFDNFKFFFGGDWLHITINTLYLNAMFIVCGLGTSLLLAIFLNEIRLAFLKRICQSFVFMPYFISWLVVSFMTYAMFNTTGGLINKMLVRAGFEKVSWFSLAEAWPFILTILFVWKTAGYFSIIFLAAITSISSEYYESAKIDGATRIQQIIHITLPLLRPTFIVLLLLQIGRIFYGDFGMIYGIIGDNPILIPTTDVIDTYAYRALRQIGNFSLSGAVVLYQAVMGLVTILIFNWIIRRIDKDSSLF